The Elusimicrobiota bacterium region AGCGTAATATTTTTAATAATAAAGAAGGCTTAGGATTGCTGTAAAAATCAGGAGGCTCGTTGCACATCCAAACAATCGGTTTATCAATTCCGAACACTACCCAATTAGCCGGGAAATTGTGAATATTAATAACATCAAAGCTTTTATAATATTTTACGAGAAGCTTTCGGAGCCAATAAAGTTCCCTGATTATTCCCAGGGCAGAAAAAAAATCAGTGCTTCTAAATACATTAGGCAACGGCTTTTTGGGCAATAATAGCTTTATATTTTTATAAATTTCTTTTGTTTCTTCCGAATTATTTAATGCAATAACTGAATTTTCGACACCCATTTTCAGAAGATTTTCTGAAAGCTCCTTTACTACATTTTCCGCGCCCCCATAGTAACTCATATATCTTTGGACTATTAGCGCTTTCATGGATCTTATCGACATTCCTCTAAACTTTTGTTATTCAAGACTTTTTCATAGCATGAAATAAGCTTTGGAATAATGTATTTGTCCCAGTCATACTTTTCTGCAAATTCAAAACCTTCTCGGACAATTGTATCGTAAATATTGCTTTTTATTAACAGATTTTTCAATGCTAATACCAATTCTTCTTTGCTTTTAAAAAGAATTCCGTTTTTGCCACTTATTATTAATGATTTTAGAGCTGAATATTCTGAATCGCGGGCAATCACAGGAGTCCCGAGAGCCATAGATTCAATTACTGTTATTCCAAACCCTTCGCGATCAGATGGTAATACAAATATTTTTGAGCGCTTCAATTCATGAAAAAGTTCTTCTTTATCCAGGAACCCTGAAAAAATTACATGCTTTTCAATTTTATGCTTTACAGCTAATTCTGATAATTTTTGTTTTTCAGGCCCATCACCAACGATTTTTAAAATAATATTTTTACAATAACGACAATCTTCATCATTTATCAAATCTTTCACAACATCTATCAGAATATCTACATTTTTGTATTTGATCAAGCGGCCAACATATATTATTTGGTTTTCTTTTTCTCTTTCTAGAATGCCGTCTATTTCGCCAAAGTTGATTCCGTTCGGAATTAACTCAATAGTTTCAGATTTGTTCCCCAATAAATCGATCAGTCTTTTTTTAGTAAATAAGGAATTTACTATATTATTCCTTGTAATATTTGAACTTATTTTTTCAATCAAGTACCCGAAATACCCGAGAAATCCTATATACTCTTTCCAATATTTTTTACCCCAAACTTCATGCCAGGTTATTACAAACTTTGTTTTACTGCGTTTTAATAAAAGAGCGAAAAAAATTGCTATGGCTGAAAAATAAGGAAAATTACTGCAGTCAATTATGTCATATTTATTTTTAAGAAAATGAAAAAAGCAAAAAAGCCCGAAATAAAACGGCTCAATAAATGACCTTTTACCATTTCTGTTATAAAGTGAAATTGCGGGGCAAATGCCTTTTAGCTGAACACTTTCACTGATCAGCTGTTTTGAACCCTTCCAGAATTTCATTCCAACAAGGCTTACATCATGCCCTTTTGCAGCCAACCTCTTTGCAATTTCCCAGTTTCTTTTTTCGGCTCCGCCAATAACATAAGGATAAACTGCATCATAGACTATGGCGATTTTCATTCAAATTATTCTTTAGCGGTATTTTATTTGAAGCATACTTATCAAAAATGCTGTAAAAATAGTTTGAAGACCTATTCCGGTCAGCAGAAGGGCTAAAATTCCGGTTTTTACTTCTGAAAGTACTCCAAAATTGCTTAAAGCCCAGACATAAAAAATATAGATTATCAATGCCAGCCCCAATATTATTAAAAAAATACCAAAAATTAGAACTTTTTCAAGGGAAAGAAATTTAATTATTTTTTTGCTCATTTTGTCTTCTTCAAGGCCAATTTCATTTGCATATGCTTTGCCAGCTATGCCAATTGAAAGAATTTGCCAGCCTAAAAGCGTAAACATCGAAAAAAACACCATTGGATGCACATCCCAATTTCTTCCAAATGCATATATCGGGCCGAATGCTAGTTTAATTGTAGCTATAAAACTTATCGTAAATATTGCCAGACCCGGAGCAAGAAATAAATATCCGGGAGAATAAAGAAGCATAAACCTGATATGGCGCCAGGCATCCCTAAACGAAGCAAGCTTTGATTCTCCCGCCCTTGTATAATAGGTGATAGGTATTTCTGATATTTTCAGTTTCTTTTTCAGGGCATGAATAACCATTTCAGAGGCGAACTCCATTCCCGTCGTATGTAAATTCATTTTTTTAAAAGCGTCTTTTGTAAATGCCCTCAATCCGCAATGAGAGTCAGAAATAGTCCCGCCGAAAAAAAGTCTCAGCATACCTGAAAGTATTGGATTTCCAATGTATTGATGCGACCAGGTCATCGCTCCGGGGAGAATTTTTCCTTTAAACCGCGATCCCATTGCCAGATCATTGCCTTCTTTTAATTTCATAACAAATTTGTCAATTTCTGAAAAATCATATGTGTTGTCGCCGTCTCCCATTACTATATATTCCCCTTTAGCTTCTTTTATTCCCCTTATAAGCGCGTTTCCGTAGCCTTTGCTTAATTCACTAATTACCACGGCGCCCGCATTTTGAGCAATTTCGACAGTACGGTCGCTGGAACCGTTATCAACAACTATAATCTCGCCTGAAAGATTTGCACGCAGGAAAGATTCCCTTGCTCTTTTTATGCAGGATGCTATTGTTTTTTCCTCATTTAAACACGGGATTACTACGGAAATTTCTGTCATACAAACCTCATCATTACCTGGTTTGCCAAAAGTTTGCCTTTTCTTGTAAGATAAACGCTTTCTTTATTTTTTTCAATCAGATTATTTTTTAACAAATCGTCTATAATATCGCCATACTTAATGTTAATTTCGTTTGACTCCAAGAAACCTTGAGAACATCTTAAATTTAATATTATTTCTTCAGAAAGTTTCTTTTCGTAAGAGATTTCTTCGTATTCTTCAAAAACATCTTTTCCCGATTTCATATTTTGCATATATAAAACAATATCCTCAGTATTTTTGTAACGCCTATTTTTGTAATGTGATGCCGCCGAAACACCTATTCCTAAGTATTCGCCGTTATGCCAATAATTAAGGTTGTGTTTGCTCTCAAATCCTGGTTTTGCCCAGTTTGAAATCTCATATTGTTCATATCCGCACTTTTTGAGAAAATCCATTGACCATTCATACACCTCAGCCTGCAAATCCTCATCAACTTTTGCCTCAATATTATGCAACAAAGTTCCTGTTTCAATAATCAGAGGATAAAGCGAAATATGTTCGGGATTGAACTGAACTGCTTTTTTCAGATTATTTTCCCATACTTTTTTCGTCTGATTCGGCAATCCATATATCAAATCTAAGCTTATATTTTTAAAACCTGTATCCCGGGCAATTTTATAACAGTTTTTAAAATCTTCAATTGAATGAACTCTTCCCAGATATTTAAGTTCCTTGTTATCAAAAGACTGTAATCCCATGCTTAACCTGTTTACTCCCGCATTTTTAAATGCTTCTAGCTTATCTTTTCTTAAAGATTCTGGATTAGCCTCAACGGTTATTTCTTTAAGATTTTTTATATCAAAAATATTTTTTACATTCAGGAATAATTCCTTAATTTGATCTTTACTTAAAATGCTTGGGGTTCCGCCGCCTAAATAGATTGTTGAAATCTGAAAGTTAAAATATTTATTCATTTCAATTTTAATTGCTTCCAAATATTCAAGAATCTGTTCGTCTTCAGCGACTTGAGACACAAAGTCGCAATAATTGCACTTTTTTCTGCAAAAAGGAATGTGAATGTATAAACCTAACATAAAAATCGCCACCAGTTACCGGTTACCAGCAACCAGTGAAGCCTTTTGTCTTAGTTTTTACTGGTAACTGGTCGCTGGTTTCTGGTTACTGTTTTATTTTTTCTCCGATTTTTCTTTTTCTTTAAAAAGTTCGGCCACACCGGCTATTGATCCCAAAACTCCGCTTGTTTCCAGCGGTAAAAATATTTTAGTAGCCTGACCGTTTGCAACATGTTCAAGCGCTTCTAAATATTTTATCGCGATCAGGTCGTTGGTCGGCTTACCTTCATGAATTGCCCCGTAGACTAAAGAAATCTTATATTTTTCAGCATCGGCAACTTTTTTAATTGCTTCGGATTTTCCTTCGGCTTCAAGAATAGCGGATATTTTGGAACCTTCCGCTTTTAGTATTGCGGCTTGCCGAAAACCTTCGGCTTCAAGGATATTAGCCCTTTTTTCTCTTTCCGCTTTCATCTGTTTTGACATAGAGTCCGTAATATCGCGGGGTGGATCAATTTTTTGAATTTCAACTCTAGTTACTTTAACACCCCATTTATCGGTCGCCTCATCCATAACCTGCCTTAATTGAACATTAATTTTTTCACGAGAAGTCAGTGTACTGTCCAGCTCCATATCTCCGATTACATTTCTCAGGTTTGTCTGCGCCAACTTCAGCGAAGCCATTCCGAAATTTGCAACATTATAAACTACTTTTGAAGGATCAGTTATTTGAAAATAAATAACCGCATCAACAGTAACCATAACATTGTCTTTCGTAATAACATCCTGAGGAGGAACATCTATAACCTGCTCCCTCATATCAACAATTCTTAAGTTCTGAAAAGGAGGAAAAATAATAGCAAGGCCGGGATTAAGCGTTTTGGTGTATTGTCCCAAAGTTTCCAAGAGCCCCTTTTCATACTGCTGAACAATCCTTACAGCCCTAAAAACATAGATCACTGCTAAAACAACCAAAACTAAAATTAAAGCTGACGGCATAAATCCTCCTTTTACTTCAGCGCTAAAGGATAAGTGATAAGGATTAAGTCTAAAGCCAGATTCTTTTTTAGCCGTTAACTTAATTCTTACCCCTTACCCCTTACCACTTATCACTTTCTTAGATTTTTCTGACCTTCAATTTTGTTCCTTCAACTGCAAGTATTTCAACCATTGATCCCGGCTCAATTTTTTCTTCACCCTGCGCCATCCAAATCTCACCCGAAATTTTAACCCTCCCAAAATTTGGAGGATTAATTAATTCTGTTACGGGAGCTTTTTGTCCTATCAGTTCATCAACATTTGATTTTTTACCCTCACTTTTTATCAACCGTTTAGCTAAGGGACGAATTGTATACATTGAAATAAGTGAGCCTGCCACAAAAACTGCAAATTGGATCCAAGTAACGCTAATAAAAACTGAAACCAAGGCCGAACATAATGCGCCGATTCCCAGACAAGCGAAGAAAAAACTTCCGGGAGTAATAATTTCTACAACAAATAATGCCAAACCCGCAATTATCCAATAAGTCAAATTCATAAAACCTCCACGCCCCGATTTATCGGGGCGATGTCTCGCCCGTCTAGCTCCTCTGGAGCAGACGAGGCGGACCCGCGATTTTACCTCATTGTCTATCTGTCCTTTTAAATTTCATAACTTTCCTAATTTTCTAACGTAGTATTCTCATTCGTTTCGGCGGCCAGTATATCAAAATCGGTTTTCCTTTCACATTTTTATCGGGTAAAGGCCCCCAAAATCTTGAATCAAAGGAACGGTCACGGTTATCACCCATAACAAAATAATATCCCGGAGGAACAATAACCGGCCCAAAATTATCTCTTACAATGCTTGGCGGCAAACTATCAAACCTGCCTGATTCCCAAGTTCTTTGATATTGTTCCGAAGAAGAAAATAATTTTACTTCTTTGTAGATTTCCTTATCATCAAAATCAATATACGGCTCAGTTACAACTTTTCCGTTTATAAAAAGGCTTTTATCTTTTATTTCTACTATATCCCCGCTCAAAGCAATGCAACGTTTAATAAAATCTTTCCTCACATGCTTTTCTCTTTCAACTAAACTTAGGGCTGACTGAGGACATTCAAAAACGATTATGTCGCCTCGTTTGATCTGGTGTGTTTTCCATATTCTTTTTCCGTCGGTAAAAGGGATATGGAAACCGTAATAATATTTATTCACAAAAAGATGGTCCCCTTCAAGAAATGTCATCCTCATGCTTCCTGAAGGAATTTTAAACGCCTGAATAAATAAATACATTAAAAATGCCGCAAGAAATACCGCTGACCAGCCTGTTTCCACCCAGTCAAGAATTTCTGCATATAACTTTTTCATCCGCGGGCCTTCAAACATTTCCTTGAATTTTTTCATTATTTGAGCCGCAATAAAAAGGATTACGCCTGCAACTAAAAGTTTGAATTCCATTCCGGAATTCCATTGTGATACAAAAAAGTCAATCATAAGATATCCTTTCTGCCCCGTTAGAAACAGCCAAACGACCGTTTATTTAAAAAACTGCGACAGCCTATTCCTATTTTTCTCTCTATGTTTTACTTTTTCTTCACGTTCTACTGTTTCTAACGGGGTCAACCCCGCTTAACTTAGAAGCAGCCATACACCTTACTCATTTATTTTTAGAACCGCAATAAAGGCTTCAGGAGGAATATCAACACGCCCGAACTGCCGCATCCTTTTTTTGCCTTCTTTTTGTTTTTCTAAAAGTTTTCGT contains the following coding sequences:
- the hemW gene encoding radical SAM family heme chaperone HemW yields the protein MLGLYIHIPFCRKKCNYCDFVSQVAEDEQILEYLEAIKIEMNKYFNFQISTIYLGGGTPSILSKDQIKELFLNVKNIFDIKNLKEITVEANPESLRKDKLEAFKNAGVNRLSMGLQSFDNKELKYLGRVHSIEDFKNCYKIARDTGFKNISLDLIYGLPNQTKKVWENNLKKAVQFNPEHISLYPLIIETGTLLHNIEAKVDEDLQAEVYEWSMDFLKKCGYEQYEISNWAKPGFESKHNLNYWHNGEYLGIGVSAASHYKNRRYKNTEDIVLYMQNMKSGKDVFEEYEEISYEKKLSEEIILNLRCSQGFLESNEINIKYGDIIDDLLKNNLIEKNKESVYLTRKGKLLANQVMMRFV
- a CDS encoding glycosyltransferase family 4 protein produces the protein MKIAIVYDAVYPYVIGGAEKRNWEIAKRLAAKGHDVSLVGMKFWKGSKQLISESVQLKGICPAISLYNRNGKRSFIEPFYFGLFCFFHFLKNKYDIIDCSNFPYFSAIAIFFALLLKRSKTKFVITWHEVWGKKYWKEYIGFLGYFGYLIEKISSNITRNNIVNSLFTKKRLIDLLGNKSETIELIPNGINFGEIDGILEREKENQIIYVGRLIKYKNVDILIDVVKDLINDEDCRYCKNIILKIVGDGPEKQKLSELAVKHKIEKHVIFSGFLDKEELFHELKRSKIFVLPSDREGFGITVIESMALGTPVIARDSEYSALKSLIISGKNGILFKSKEELVLALKNLLIKSNIYDTIVREGFEFAEKYDWDKYIIPKLISCYEKVLNNKSLEECR
- a CDS encoding SPFH/Band 7/PHB domain protein → MPSALILVLVVLAVIYVFRAVRIVQQYEKGLLETLGQYTKTLNPGLAIIFPPFQNLRIVDMREQVIDVPPQDVITKDNVMVTVDAVIYFQITDPSKVVYNVANFGMASLKLAQTNLRNVIGDMELDSTLTSREKINVQLRQVMDEATDKWGVKVTRVEIQKIDPPRDITDSMSKQMKAEREKRANILEAEGFRQAAILKAEGSKISAILEAEGKSEAIKKVADAEKYKISLVYGAIHEGKPTNDLIAIKYLEALEHVANGQATKIFLPLETSGVLGSIAGVAELFKEKEKSEKK
- a CDS encoding NfeD family protein, translated to MNLTYWIIAGLALFVVEIITPGSFFFACLGIGALCSALVSVFISVTWIQFAVFVAGSLISMYTIRPLAKRLIKSEGKKSNVDELIGQKAPVTELINPPNFGRVKISGEIWMAQGEEKIEPGSMVEILAVEGTKLKVRKI
- a CDS encoding glycosyltransferase family 2 protein — encoded protein: MTEISVVIPCLNEEKTIASCIKRARESFLRANLSGEIIVVDNGSSDRTVEIAQNAGAVVISELSKGYGNALIRGIKEAKGEYIVMGDGDNTYDFSEIDKFVMKLKEGNDLAMGSRFKGKILPGAMTWSHQYIGNPILSGMLRLFFGGTISDSHCGLRAFTKDAFKKMNLHTTGMEFASEMVIHALKKKLKISEIPITYYTRAGESKLASFRDAWRHIRFMLLYSPGYLFLAPGLAIFTISFIATIKLAFGPIYAFGRNWDVHPMVFFSMFTLLGWQILSIGIAGKAYANEIGLEEDKMSKKIIKFLSLEKVLIFGIFLIILGLALIIYIFYVWALSNFGVLSEVKTGILALLLTGIGLQTIFTAFLISMLQIKYR
- the lepB gene encoding signal peptidase I, whose protein sequence is MIDFFVSQWNSGMEFKLLVAGVILFIAAQIMKKFKEMFEGPRMKKLYAEILDWVETGWSAVFLAAFLMYLFIQAFKIPSGSMRMTFLEGDHLFVNKYYYGFHIPFTDGKRIWKTHQIKRGDIIVFECPQSALSLVEREKHVRKDFIKRCIALSGDIVEIKDKSLFINGKVVTEPYIDFDDKEIYKEVKLFSSSEQYQRTWESGRFDSLPPSIVRDNFGPVIVPPGYYFVMGDNRDRSFDSRFWGPLPDKNVKGKPILIYWPPKRMRILR